The following are encoded in a window of Caldicellulosiruptor danielii genomic DNA:
- a CDS encoding RrF2 family transcriptional regulator yields MFRLSTKGRYGVRAMFDLALHYDEGLVSLKSIAERQEISEHYLEQLIAALKKAGLVKSIRGAQGGYMLSREPSKITIGEILRALEGSLSPSECIDDIERVDCPRAEFCVTRKVWEKVKEAIENVVDSVTLQDLVDDYKKITANESYMFYI; encoded by the coding sequence ATGTTCAGATTATCTACAAAGGGAAGATACGGTGTCAGGGCTATGTTTGACTTGGCGCTTCACTATGATGAAGGGCTTGTATCTTTAAAGAGTATAGCAGAGCGTCAGGAGATTTCTGAACATTATTTAGAACAACTCATTGCTGCCTTGAAAAAAGCAGGACTTGTCAAGAGTATAAGAGGGGCGCAGGGTGGATATATGCTTTCAAGAGAACCTTCTAAAATTACCATAGGTGAGATTTTAAGAGCTCTTGAGGGGTCACTTTCGCCTTCTGAATGTATAGATGATATAGAAAGGGTTGACTGTCCAAGAGCAGAGTTTTGTGTGACAAGAAAGGTTTGGGAAAAGGTCAAAGAAGCAATAGAAAACGTTGTTGACTCTGTCACGCTCCAGGATTTGGTTGATGATTATAAAAAGATAACAGCAAATGAGTCATACATGTTTTATATCTAA
- the nifS gene encoding cysteine desulfurase NifS, with translation MEGKIIYFDHAATTPLKKEVLDEMMPYLTEQYGNPSTIYKLGREAKKAIELARERVAKALNADIQEIYFTSGGTESDNWALKGVAFANKDKGNHIITTTIEHHAVLHPLKYLEGLGFEVTYVPVEPNGIVDPQKIKEAIRNDTILISVMLANNEIGTIQPVKEIAKIAKEKGIIVHTDAVQAVGQIPVDVKDLGVDLLSLSAHKFYGPKGVGALYIKKGTKIHPFSHGGAQERNRRAGTENVAGIVGLGKAIELATANLTEYASRLQKLRDKLIDGVLSKIDYVRLNGDRYNRLPNNANFSFEFIEGESLLLMLDMKGIAASSGSACTSGSLDPSHVLLAIGLEHEVAHGSLRITLGEDNTEEDIDYLLEVLPEIVSRLREMSPLYEKVKKGGN, from the coding sequence ATGGAAGGGAAAATTATTTATTTTGACCATGCAGCTACAACCCCTCTAAAAAAGGAAGTATTAGATGAAATGATGCCGTATTTGACAGAACAGTACGGCAATCCTTCAACAATTTACAAGCTTGGAAGAGAAGCAAAAAAAGCTATTGAACTTGCAAGAGAAAGGGTGGCAAAGGCCTTAAATGCAGATATTCAAGAAATTTACTTTACTTCTGGTGGAACAGAATCAGATAACTGGGCATTAAAAGGGGTTGCTTTTGCAAATAAAGATAAAGGCAATCATATTATAACAACAACAATAGAGCATCATGCAGTTTTGCATCCTCTGAAATATCTTGAAGGTTTAGGATTTGAAGTGACATATGTTCCTGTTGAACCAAATGGTATTGTTGACCCTCAAAAGATAAAAGAGGCAATAAGAAATGATACCATTTTGATTTCTGTCATGCTTGCAAATAACGAAATTGGGACAATCCAGCCTGTCAAGGAAATAGCAAAGATAGCAAAGGAAAAGGGAATAATTGTTCATACAGATGCTGTTCAGGCAGTTGGTCAAATTCCTGTTGATGTTAAAGATTTAGGTGTTGATCTGCTATCACTTTCTGCTCACAAGTTCTATGGACCAAAAGGGGTTGGGGCGCTGTATATAAAAAAGGGAACGAAGATTCATCCGTTTTCACATGGAGGAGCTCAAGAGAGAAACAGACGTGCAGGAACAGAGAATGTTGCTGGAATTGTTGGGCTTGGCAAGGCGATAGAGCTTGCAACTGCAAATCTTACAGAGTATGCAAGCAGGCTTCAAAAATTAAGAGATAAGCTTATTGACGGGGTTTTGAGTAAGATTGATTATGTTCGTCTAAATGGTGATAGATACAACAGGCTTCCAAATAATGCTAATTTCTCGTTTGAGTTTATTGAAGGTGAAAGCCTGCTTTTGATGCTTGACATGAAAGGGATTGCGGCATCAAGCGGTTCTGCTTGCACATCGGGGTCTTTAGACCCATCACATGTGCTGTTGGCAATAGGGCTTGAACATGAGGTAGCGCATGGTTCTTTGAGAATAACCTTAGGTGAGGATAATACAGAAGAAGATATAGATTATCTTTTAGAGGTCTTGCCAGAGATTGTATCAAGGCTTAGAGAGATGAGCCCACTTTATGAAAAGGTAAAAAAAGGGGGTAATTAA
- a CDS encoding type II toxin-antitoxin system Phd/YefM family antitoxin — protein MIVNATEFKMRVGKYLKLAEKEEIIITKNGRQVAKLTPIRKSDTSAVDFLYGLLENCSNKEIDIKQIRDERLKKYEGVN, from the coding sequence ATGATTGTGAATGCAACAGAATTTAAAATGAGAGTAGGGAAATATTTGAAACTTGCTGAGAAAGAAGAGATTATTATTACAAAAAATGGAAGGCAAGTTGCTAAACTTACACCGATTAGAAAGAGTGATACCTCTGCTGTAGATTTTTTATATGGTTTGCTGGAGAATTGCAGTAATAAAGAGATAGATATAAAACAAATAAGGGACGAGAGGCTAAAAAAGTATGAAGGTGTTAATTGA
- a CDS encoding type II toxin-antitoxin system VapC family toxin produces MKVLIDTNVILDVLLKRAPFDTDSYTVLKYCEQNVVEGYIASFAVTDIYYFISKNLGNEKARQGIEALLSIVKLVGITKKDVEDALRNPAIKDLEDALQLQCAKKIKAEWLITRDDKFKKLISRAITPFDFVHKIIKR; encoded by the coding sequence ATGAAGGTGTTAATTGACACTAATGTTATTTTGGATGTTTTATTAAAAAGAGCACCATTTGACACCGATTCGTATACAGTGTTAAAATACTGTGAGCAAAACGTTGTGGAAGGGTATATTGCTTCTTTTGCTGTTACAGATATTTATTATTTTATCTCCAAGAATTTAGGGAATGAAAAAGCACGTCAAGGTATTGAAGCATTACTTAGCATAGTAAAACTTGTTGGTATAACTAAAAAGGATGTAGAAGATGCTTTGAGAAATCCAGCTATAAAGGATTTAGAGGATGCTTTACAACTTCAATGTGCAAAAAAAATCAAGGCAGAGTGGTTAATAACAAGAGATGATAAGTTTAAAAAGCTTATATCAAGAGCAATAACTCCTTTTGATTTTGTTCATAAGATTATCAAGCGATAA
- a CDS encoding ATP-binding protein, translating into MKKFVDREVELQFLESQFSQNGPALVVIYGRRRVGKTALIKQFIKNKKAIYFLATEEVESQNINNFKSLVAKFFNNSLLEKIQNITWEEIFEFITANIESEKIIIVIDEFQYLCKVNPSFASILQKIWDERLKEKNVFLILCGSLINMMEQQVLNYSSPLYGRRTGQIKLKPLKFKYLKEFFPQATEDELIWLYAILGGVPKYLEVFNYKGDIFESIRENILNKQSFLYEEPLFLLEREIQDIGTYFSLIKSISMGNHKLHQIAQNLSVHQTRLTKYINTLIDLDMLRREIPVTEEYPEKSKKGLYFINDNFLNFWFKFVYPFKEQLELDNVEFVLENIKRKIVTEHISYVYEDVCREYALELSNRSELPLKVSKIGRWWDKNDEIDIVGIDQTSGSILYGECKYTNAKVDIDLFYSLKQKVSKVNLKNKTKEYYIIFSKSGFTERFLNFANEMKNLILINFPKRS; encoded by the coding sequence ATGAAGAAATTTGTGGACAGAGAAGTTGAACTCCAATTTTTAGAGAGTCAATTTTCTCAAAATGGTCCGGCTCTTGTTGTCATTTATGGAAGGCGACGAGTTGGCAAAACTGCTCTGATTAAACAGTTTATAAAAAACAAAAAAGCAATATATTTTCTAGCTACTGAAGAAGTGGAGAGCCAAAATATTAATAATTTTAAGAGTCTGGTTGCAAAATTTTTTAATAATAGCCTCCTAGAAAAGATTCAAAATATCACGTGGGAGGAAATCTTTGAGTTTATAACTGCTAATATAGAAAGCGAAAAAATAATTATAGTTATTGATGAATTTCAATATCTTTGCAAGGTAAATCCATCTTTTGCTTCAATCTTACAAAAAATTTGGGATGAAAGGTTAAAAGAAAAAAATGTCTTTTTAATTCTTTGTGGGTCATTGATTAATATGATGGAACAACAAGTTTTGAACTACTCCAGTCCTCTGTATGGAAGAAGAACCGGGCAAATAAAGTTGAAACCTTTAAAGTTCAAATATTTGAAAGAATTTTTTCCACAAGCAACAGAGGATGAACTTATCTGGCTTTATGCAATATTAGGAGGCGTCCCAAAATATTTAGAAGTATTTAACTACAAGGGAGACATTTTTGAATCTATAAGAGAAAATATTTTAAACAAGCAAAGTTTTCTATATGAAGAGCCTTTGTTTTTGCTCGAAAGAGAAATTCAAGATATTGGAACTTATTTTTCACTTATTAAAAGTATATCTATGGGCAATCATAAACTTCACCAAATAGCTCAAAACCTTTCTGTTCACCAAACAAGATTAACAAAGTATATAAACACCTTGATAGATCTAGATATGCTTCGCAGAGAGATTCCTGTGACAGAAGAATATCCTGAAAAGAGCAAAAAGGGCTTATATTTTATCAACGATAACTTTTTAAACTTCTGGTTCAAGTTTGTTTATCCTTTCAAAGAGCAGTTAGAACTTGATAATGTGGAATTTGTTTTGGAGAATATAAAGAGAAAAATTGTGACTGAGCACATAAGTTACGTCTACGAGGATGTATGCAGAGAATACGCATTGGAGTTGTCGAACAGGAGTGAACTGCCTTTAAAAGTGAGCAAGATTGGGAGATGGTGGGACAAAAATGATGAGATTGACATTGTTGGAATAGATCAAACTTCTGGTTCTATTTTGTACGGGGAATGCAAATACACAAACGCTAAAGTAGATATTGACTTGTTTTACTCTCTTAAACAAAAGGTAAGCAAAGTAAATTTGAAAAATAAAACTAAGGAGTATTATATTATATTTAGCAAATCAGGATTTACAGAGAGATTTTTGAATTTTGCAAATGAAATGAAAAATCTAATACTTATCAATTTTCCAAAAAGGAGCTAA